In Methylobacterium aquaticum, the following are encoded in one genomic region:
- a CDS encoding ABC transporter ATP-binding protein: MRLAAEELRVRLQDRPILNSVSVSVDVGEFVGLVGPNGAGKTTLLRTLAGLVPPSSGRVLLDGRALFAISRDERARRLAVLVQSARIGWPMRVSEVVALGRLPHRRAFTRPSEADHAAVARAMARADVAHLSERAEPSLSSGERMRVLLARALAVEAEILLADEPITALDPAHQLDAMSLLRGISRAGTGIVAVLHDLTLAARFCDRLVVLSEGRIVADAKPALALTDPLLRTAFGITVLRGTDADGTSYILPWHRSGRPREDDHDPAGQDHS, translated from the coding sequence ATGCGGCTCGCCGCCGAAGAGCTCCGGGTCCGGCTCCAGGACCGGCCCATCCTCAATAGCGTCTCGGTGTCGGTCGATGTCGGTGAGTTCGTCGGCCTCGTCGGCCCGAACGGCGCGGGCAAGACCACCCTCCTGCGCACGCTCGCCGGCCTCGTGCCGCCCTCCTCAGGCCGCGTCCTCCTCGACGGCCGGGCTCTGTTCGCGATCTCCCGGGACGAGCGGGCGCGTCGCCTCGCCGTCCTGGTCCAGTCGGCCAGGATCGGCTGGCCGATGCGGGTCTCCGAGGTCGTCGCCCTCGGACGTCTGCCGCACCGGCGCGCCTTCACGAGGCCGAGCGAGGCCGATCACGCGGCGGTCGCCCGTGCGATGGCGCGGGCCGATGTCGCTCACCTCAGCGAGCGGGCGGAGCCGAGCCTGTCTTCGGGCGAGCGGATGCGGGTGCTGCTCGCGCGCGCGCTTGCGGTCGAGGCCGAAATCCTCCTCGCCGACGAGCCGATCACCGCCCTCGACCCGGCCCACCAGCTCGACGCGATGAGCCTCCTGCGCGGGATCAGCCGCGCCGGGACCGGAATCGTCGCCGTCCTGCACGACCTCACCCTGGCCGCCCGCTTCTGCGACCGGCTCGTCGTACTGAGCGAGGGCCGGATCGTCGCCGACGCGAAGCCCGCCCTCGCCCTGACCGATCCGCTGCTGCGGACCGCCTTCGGCATCACGGTCCTGCGTGGCACCGACGCCGACGGCACATCCTACATCCTGCCCTGGCATCGCTCAGGGCGCCCCCGGGAGGACGACCATGACCCAGCCGGCCAAGACCACTCCTGA
- a CDS encoding TonB-dependent siderophore receptor has translation MPHISHPRRGSHARCEAWPTLLLLGGALASLPGAVARAEPAPPVGEIALDAISVDGAGGILPGAYAPAVTATGTKTVTPIARTPQSITVVPRAQIEAQASLTVSQALRYEPGLASETRSGNRSDSVFIRGFGGFGGNASYVQFLDNLRLPKGVNYAIPSIEPYLLERIDVLHGPASVLYGQSNPGGLVNLVGKRPLPVPTNEVITRIGNFGHVEGGFDLSGPVDPEGRLLYRLIGLARDTDNAVKDSADQRVMIAPMLTWRPDAGTTLSVQGLYQRDPNSFQSNWMPALGTLLRNPNGQIPYTFQSGNPLYNSFRREQSAFSYQFEHAVDDALTLRQNFRYFHLDTDFKAFSVPAGGSAFAAASLCGGRTNLCLARTPQAYVESLDAVALDNEAEAHVWTGPLKHTVLTGLGYLWTGPAARYGTGTTSYVNYLTAAYGTFTAPTITTEQRQDNSQLGLYGEDQIQWGNWNLQVGLRHDWARNRAQTTTLSTGRTTLARTDSEATTWRVGLLYQFENGFAPFADYATSFEPQAGTGFGGVAFRPTTGEQVEAGLKYQPPGVDALLQVAAFDLTQYNVLTTDTAHTGTSTAATGCSATVCQVQTGAINSRGVEFSAKASPLPGLALIAAYGYADVTVTRSSVVTDGVAVRGKRPVGVPDQTISGWGDYTIQSGALRGFGFGGGLRYIGSSFGDAIDSAAYKVPGVLLADAQVHYDFGAVNPSLRGLTAAVNATNLFDKQYVSACASANQCFYGTSRTILATVSYRW, from the coding sequence GTGCCGCACATCTCACATCCGCGCCGCGGGTCACATGCTCGGTGCGAGGCTTGGCCGACGCTGCTCCTGCTCGGTGGCGCGCTCGCCTCGCTTCCCGGTGCGGTTGCCCGGGCCGAGCCTGCCCCGCCGGTCGGGGAGATCGCGCTGGACGCGATCTCGGTGGACGGGGCAGGCGGCATCCTTCCGGGAGCCTACGCCCCGGCCGTCACGGCGACCGGCACGAAGACCGTGACGCCGATCGCGCGCACGCCCCAGTCGATCACGGTGGTGCCTCGCGCGCAGATCGAGGCGCAGGCCTCGCTCACCGTCAGCCAGGCCCTGCGCTACGAGCCCGGCCTCGCGTCTGAGACCCGGAGCGGCAATCGCTCGGACAGCGTCTTCATCCGCGGCTTCGGCGGCTTCGGCGGCAATGCCAGCTACGTGCAGTTCCTCGACAACCTGCGCCTGCCCAAGGGCGTGAACTACGCGATCCCGTCGATCGAGCCGTACCTCCTCGAGCGCATCGACGTGCTGCACGGGCCGGCCTCCGTGCTCTACGGCCAGTCCAATCCCGGCGGCCTCGTCAATCTCGTCGGCAAGCGCCCGCTCCCGGTGCCCACCAACGAGGTGATCACCCGGATCGGCAATTTCGGGCACGTCGAGGGCGGTTTCGACCTGAGCGGGCCGGTCGACCCGGAGGGGCGCCTGCTCTACCGGCTGATCGGCCTCGCGCGCGACACCGACAACGCGGTCAAGGACAGCGCCGACCAGCGGGTGATGATCGCCCCGATGCTGACCTGGCGCCCGGATGCCGGCACGACCCTGTCGGTGCAGGGCCTCTACCAGCGCGATCCTAACAGCTTCCAGTCGAACTGGATGCCGGCCCTCGGGACCCTGCTGCGCAACCCCAACGGCCAGATCCCCTACACCTTCCAGAGCGGCAACCCACTCTACAACAGCTTCCGGCGCGAGCAATCGGCCTTCAGCTATCAGTTCGAGCACGCTGTCGACGACGCGCTGACCTTGCGCCAGAACTTCCGCTACTTCCACCTCGATACCGACTTCAAGGCATTCTCGGTGCCCGCGGGCGGCAGCGCCTTCGCGGCCGCCTCCCTCTGCGGCGGCCGGACCAACCTGTGCCTTGCCCGCACGCCGCAGGCCTACGTCGAGAGCCTCGACGCGGTCGCCCTCGACAACGAGGCGGAGGCGCATGTCTGGACAGGACCGCTCAAGCACACAGTGCTGACCGGGCTGGGCTATCTCTGGACCGGGCCGGCGGCCCGCTACGGCACCGGGACGACGAGCTACGTCAATTACCTCACTGCCGCCTACGGCACCTTCACGGCGCCCACCATCACGACCGAGCAGCGCCAGGACAACAGCCAGCTCGGCCTCTACGGCGAGGACCAGATCCAGTGGGGCAACTGGAACCTGCAGGTCGGCCTGCGCCATGACTGGGCGCGCAACCGGGCGCAGACCACGACCCTGTCCACCGGACGCACGACGCTCGCCAGGACGGACAGCGAGGCCACGACCTGGCGCGTGGGCCTACTCTATCAATTCGAGAACGGCTTCGCGCCGTTCGCGGATTACGCGACATCGTTCGAGCCGCAGGCGGGGACCGGGTTCGGCGGCGTGGCGTTCCGGCCGACGACCGGGGAGCAGGTCGAGGCCGGCCTCAAGTACCAGCCGCCGGGCGTCGATGCCCTGCTGCAGGTCGCCGCCTTCGACCTCACGCAATACAACGTCCTCACCACCGATACGGCGCATACCGGCACCAGCACGGCGGCGACCGGATGCAGCGCCACCGTCTGCCAGGTTCAGACCGGCGCGATCAACTCGCGCGGCGTGGAATTCAGCGCCAAGGCCTCGCCGCTGCCCGGCCTCGCGCTGATCGCCGCCTACGGCTACGCCGACGTCACCGTCACCCGCAGTTCCGTGGTGACGGACGGGGTCGCGGTGCGGGGCAAGCGCCCGGTCGGCGTGCCGGACCAGACGATCAGCGGCTGGGGCGACTACACCATCCAGAGCGGAGCGTTGCGCGGCTTCGGCTTCGGCGGCGGCCTGCGCTACATCGGCTCCTCGTTCGGCGACGCGATCGACTCGGCCGCCTACAAGGTGCCGGGCGTCCTGCTCGCCGACGCCCAGGTCCACTATGATTTCGGGGCCGTGAACCCGTCCCTCAGGGGGCTCACCGCCGCCGTGAATGCCACCAACCTGTTCGACAAGCAGTACGTCTCGGCTTGCGCTTCGGCCAACCAGTGCTTCTACGGGACGAGCCGCACGATTCTCGCCACCGTGTCCTATCGCTGGTGA
- a CDS encoding ABC transporter ATP-binding protein, with amino-acid sequence MRERENGLAAEGLRVRYGRRIVLADLSLPPIEASRLTVVAGPNGAGKSTFLRALAGLMPVEGSLRLDGCELVGARPADRAARVAYMPQTLPQDLGFTVLEAVLHACRSGVARPPTIDEAVSRAAATLGRLGLATLADVPLDRLSGGQRQLTSLAQALVRRPRLLLLDEPLTALDLHHQHAVLSVLRSLATEGVAVVAVLHDLGLAASWADRVILMRDGAVVADGPLDATVTPTALADVYCVTASIHRHADGAFSIAVSGLATR; translated from the coding sequence ATGCGTGAGCGGGAGAACGGCCTCGCGGCCGAAGGGTTGCGCGTCCGCTATGGCCGCCGGATCGTGCTGGCGGACCTGTCGTTGCCGCCGATCGAGGCAAGCCGGCTCACCGTGGTGGCCGGGCCGAACGGGGCCGGCAAGTCGACTTTCCTGCGTGCGCTCGCGGGGCTGATGCCGGTCGAGGGATCTCTGCGGCTCGACGGGTGCGAGCTCGTCGGCGCCCGGCCGGCGGACCGCGCGGCGCGCGTCGCCTACATGCCGCAGACCCTGCCGCAGGATCTCGGCTTCACGGTGCTGGAGGCTGTGCTGCATGCCTGCCGATCGGGCGTGGCACGGCCGCCGACAATCGATGAAGCGGTGTCGCGTGCGGCCGCGACCCTGGGTCGGCTCGGCCTCGCGACATTGGCCGATGTGCCGCTCGACCGCCTGTCGGGCGGCCAGAGGCAGTTGACGAGCCTCGCCCAGGCCCTCGTGCGCCGGCCGCGCCTCCTGCTGCTCGACGAGCCGCTCACCGCCCTCGACCTGCACCACCAGCACGCCGTTCTGAGCGTCCTCCGCAGCTTGGCGACGGAGGGCGTCGCGGTCGTCGCGGTTCTGCACGATCTCGGTCTCGCGGCGAGCTGGGCCGACCGCGTGATCCTGATGCGCGATGGCGCCGTCGTGGCCGACGGTCCCCTGGACGCCACGGTGACGCCCACGGCGCTGGCGGATGTCTACTGCGTGACGGCAAGCATCCACCGTCACGCTGACGGCGCCTTCAGCATCGCGGTGTCGGGTCTCGCGACCCGCTGA
- a CDS encoding helix-turn-helix transcriptional regulator, protein MSAPINSILLPRNFMPLLGGELVISTGENEFVEERRVIEPFKRGLTVAVTLDGRMSCRIDDRPAIWVEAPSVSLILSSSAHRREQVFPPEQTFRYALVHLSVGAAQSHTGIPFDALLARATQHAGGHAPAFLTAGADAVVRSIAAQIMVCPIQGMARDLFLLGKGLELVACAIESCLPSDGLSEAGRGLSASEVERATAVRDILVQRYAEPLVVSQLAAMVGLNAKALGLAFRRLFGTGIPEFLQEYRLQLAYTLLAAGETGVAETAYRVGYTPAYFSTLFRNRFGFSPRDLR, encoded by the coding sequence ATGTCGGCCCCGATCAACAGCATCCTGCTGCCGAGAAACTTCATGCCGTTGCTGGGCGGCGAACTCGTCATCTCGACCGGCGAGAACGAGTTCGTCGAAGAGCGGCGCGTGATCGAACCCTTCAAGAGAGGCCTGACCGTGGCGGTGACCCTCGACGGGCGCATGTCGTGCCGGATCGACGATCGTCCCGCGATCTGGGTCGAGGCGCCGTCCGTCAGCCTCATCCTCAGCAGTTCGGCGCATCGCCGCGAGCAGGTCTTTCCGCCGGAGCAGACCTTCCGGTACGCCCTGGTCCATCTGTCGGTCGGGGCCGCCCAGTCCCACACCGGCATCCCCTTCGACGCTTTGCTCGCGCGCGCGACGCAGCACGCCGGTGGCCACGCACCTGCCTTCCTGACCGCGGGCGCCGATGCCGTCGTGCGCTCGATCGCCGCGCAGATCATGGTGTGCCCGATCCAGGGCATGGCCCGCGACCTGTTCCTCCTCGGCAAGGGCCTTGAACTCGTGGCCTGCGCGATCGAGAGCTGCCTGCCCTCCGACGGCCTGTCGGAGGCCGGGCGCGGATTGTCCGCGAGCGAGGTCGAGCGCGCGACCGCCGTACGAGACATCCTGGTGCAGCGCTACGCCGAGCCCCTGGTCGTGTCGCAGCTCGCCGCGATGGTGGGCCTGAACGCGAAGGCCCTCGGTCTGGCGTTCCGGCGCCTGTTCGGGACGGGCATCCCGGAATTCCTTCAGGAATACCGGCTGCAGCTCGCCTACACCTTGCTGGCGGCGGGCGAGACCGGCGTCGCCGAGACGGCCTACAGGGTCGGGTACACACCAGCCTACTTCTCGACGTTGTTTCGCAATCGTTTCGGATTTTCGCCGCGCGACCTGCGCTGA
- a CDS encoding AAA family ATPase, whose amino-acid sequence MSPIVEGGRMPRQRVVGLIGCPGAGKTTYARRFDPREGWVHLTLDDLRQALWPPDRQMYWEVRRGGYDGEAQALLHRMKEAALKAALVQGFSVVMADTHLTREVFVRELAIVEAHGLAVEWKLFDVPWEVLVARNEARGRLDPAHRQPEAVLQLTYEAFRAPDAWWRTLPPDRIEVVTT is encoded by the coding sequence ATGTCCCCGATCGTCGAGGGCGGGCGAATGCCCCGCCAGCGGGTCGTCGGCCTGATCGGTTGTCCTGGGGCGGGCAAGACGACCTACGCGCGCCGGTTCGATCCGCGCGAGGGTTGGGTTCACCTCACCCTCGACGACCTGCGGCAGGCGCTCTGGCCGCCCGACCGCCAGATGTACTGGGAGGTCCGGCGCGGTGGCTACGACGGCGAGGCGCAAGCCCTGTTGCACCGGATGAAGGAGGCGGCGCTGAAAGCCGCCCTCGTGCAGGGCTTCAGCGTGGTGATGGCCGACACCCACCTGACGCGCGAGGTGTTCGTACGCGAGCTCGCCATCGTCGAGGCGCACGGCCTCGCCGTCGAGTGGAAGCTGTTCGACGTGCCCTGGGAGGTGCTGGTGGCGCGCAACGAGGCGCGGGGCCGGCTCGACCCGGCCCACCGACAGCCGGAGGCCGTGCTGCAGCTGACTTACGAGGCATTCCGGGCCCCAGATGCCTGGTGGCGGACGCTGCCCCCGGACCGGATCGAGGTCGTCACGACCTGA
- a CDS encoding alpha/beta hydrolase, translating into MPNTERWDIRSRSGRPYRVFLAWPDTPMPRDGWDAVYLLDGNAWFGTLVDSLRMRARRPEVTGVRPAVAVGIGYPTDDVVDVPRRLYDFTPPRTGEAGNDRETGGAEAFLDFLTGELAPMIEARFRLSGQRRALFGHSLGGLFVLHAALTRPSAFAAYAAASPSLWFDDRALGRAWGAAPLSHAIRLMIAVGALEQPSARSALPAEGGLEDRAMVANARAAAEGLRRRAGTGADIRFHVFEDENHASVVPVALGRALPFLLAPPGATRCTV; encoded by the coding sequence ATGCCCAATACCGAACGGTGGGACATCCGCTCGCGGTCGGGCCGGCCCTACCGCGTCTTCCTCGCCTGGCCCGACACGCCGATGCCGCGGGACGGCTGGGACGCCGTCTACCTCCTCGACGGGAATGCCTGGTTCGGCACGCTCGTCGACAGCCTGCGGATGCGGGCGCGCCGGCCTGAAGTCACCGGCGTGCGCCCGGCGGTCGCCGTCGGCATCGGCTATCCGACGGACGACGTGGTGGACGTGCCGCGGCGCCTCTACGATTTCACGCCCCCTCGCACCGGTGAGGCGGGAAACGACCGGGAGACCGGGGGAGCGGAGGCCTTCCTCGACTTCCTCACCGGCGAACTCGCCCCGATGATCGAGGCCCGCTTCCGCCTCTCCGGCCAGCGCCGCGCCCTCTTCGGGCACTCGCTCGGGGGCCTCTTCGTCCTCCACGCGGCCCTGACCCGGCCCTCGGCCTTCGCTGCCTACGCGGCCGCCAGCCCGTCGCTGTGGTTCGACGATCGAGCCCTAGGGCGGGCCTGGGGCGCGGCGCCGCTCTCGCACGCCATCCGGCTGATGATCGCGGTCGGTGCCCTCGAGCAGCCCTCGGCGCGGTCGGCCTTGCCCGCCGAGGGTGGCCTCGAAGACCGCGCGATGGTCGCCAATGCCCGGGCCGCCGCCGAAGGCCTGCGGAGGCGAGCGGGCACGGGGGCCGACATCCGCTTCCACGTCTTCGAGGACGAGAACCACGCCTCGGTGGTCCCCGTCGCGCTCGGCCGCGCGCTGCCCTTCCTCCTCGCCCCTCCCGGAGCCACTCGATGCACCGTTTGA
- a CDS encoding TonB-dependent siderophore receptor: MPSHILRRLALTGVSLGALAAPVGVAHAQAASSEPVVALEEITVAGSGTGGPARAGGPVVEDPRGPVDGFVATRSATATKTNTPLIETPQSISVVGRQQLDAQRDLTVAEALRYVPGVYGGTYGPGTRQDFFLIRGFTANDTGLYLNSLQLLNYSFAGFQLDPFGLERIEILRGPAAVLFGQGGPGGLVNLISKRPTLEPLRTIETGGGSFGQKYLGIDLGGPADADGHWFYRLTGIGHNGGTQLDGTDDNRGYIAPSFTYRPDGATTFTVLTSYQHDESGRIGGFLPYVGTVRPQALGLRIPLNLNVNDPEANRYRRTQAYAGYEFEHRFDDVFTVRQNLRYAFTEAYDNTLIFGSYVAGTNQTVLNRYRSQSSGRAGVFNVDTQIEARFDTGPFRHTLLMGLDYKQADLDGTNARSSTAANLPGLRFNILSPVYGVPTPLAVPYSVTRSYFNQLGVYAQDQIKLTPELTLVASGRGDFTENDVFNKLTRGATEQHAAAGTQRYGLIYNFDFGLAPYLSYATFFNPAIGVDVYSQPFKPETGDQYEAGIKYQPPGLPLLATAAVFDLIRTNVSTTDPANVNNTIQIGAVRSRGVELGLQANVTPDFAVTASFTNYELKTVADGSAARIGRTPVGVPQTFASLFADYTIPTGPLAGFGFGGGVRYVGKSYATVDNSLTVPDFVLFDAQVHYVRDGWRFAINATNVADRRYVSACISANACYYGDARRVIASASYRW, encoded by the coding sequence ATGCCGTCGCACATCCTGCGCCGCCTTGCGCTCACCGGCGTTTCGCTTGGCGCCCTCGCGGCCCCGGTCGGTGTTGCGCACGCGCAGGCGGCATCGTCTGAGCCGGTCGTGGCGCTGGAGGAGATCACCGTGGCCGGCTCGGGTACGGGCGGCCCCGCCCGGGCCGGCGGCCCGGTCGTGGAGGATCCGCGCGGCCCGGTCGACGGCTTCGTGGCGACCCGCTCCGCGACCGCGACGAAGACCAACACACCCCTGATCGAGACGCCGCAATCCATCAGCGTTGTCGGCCGCCAGCAGCTCGACGCCCAGCGCGACCTCACCGTAGCGGAGGCCCTGCGTTACGTGCCCGGCGTCTACGGCGGGACCTACGGGCCCGGGACGCGCCAGGACTTCTTCCTGATCCGCGGCTTCACCGCCAACGACACAGGCCTCTATCTCAACTCGCTGCAACTCTTGAATTACAGCTTTGCCGGCTTCCAGCTCGACCCGTTCGGGCTCGAGCGCATCGAGATCCTGCGCGGCCCGGCCGCCGTGCTGTTTGGGCAGGGCGGTCCCGGCGGCCTCGTCAACCTGATCAGCAAGCGTCCAACCCTCGAGCCGCTCCGCACCATCGAGACCGGCGGCGGCTCCTTCGGACAAAAGTATCTCGGGATCGACCTCGGCGGCCCCGCCGACGCGGACGGCCATTGGTTCTACCGCCTGACCGGCATCGGGCATAACGGCGGGACACAGCTCGACGGGACAGACGACAACCGGGGCTACATCGCCCCGTCCTTCACCTACCGGCCCGACGGTGCGACGACCTTCACGGTGCTGACGAGCTACCAGCACGACGAGAGCGGCCGCATCGGCGGCTTCCTGCCTTATGTCGGCACGGTCCGGCCGCAGGCCCTCGGGCTGCGCATCCCGCTCAACCTCAACGTCAACGACCCCGAGGCCAACCGCTACCGGCGTACCCAGGCCTATGCCGGCTACGAGTTCGAGCACCGCTTCGACGACGTGTTCACGGTCCGGCAGAACCTGCGCTACGCCTTCACCGAGGCCTACGACAACACGCTGATCTTCGGCAGCTACGTCGCCGGGACGAACCAGACGGTGCTCAACCGCTACCGCTCGCAATCCTCGGGCCGCGCCGGCGTGTTCAACGTCGACACCCAGATCGAGGCCCGCTTCGACACCGGCCCGTTCCGCCACACCCTGCTGATGGGCCTCGACTACAAGCAGGCCGACCTCGACGGCACGAACGCGCGCAGCTCGACCGCCGCGAACCTGCCCGGCCTCCGGTTCAACATCCTGTCGCCGGTCTACGGCGTCCCGACCCCGCTCGCGGTCCCGTATTCCGTGACGCGCAGCTACTTCAACCAGCTCGGCGTCTACGCGCAGGACCAGATCAAGCTGACGCCGGAACTCACCCTCGTCGCCAGCGGTCGCGGCGACTTCACCGAGAACGACGTCTTCAACAAGCTGACCCGGGGCGCGACCGAGCAGCACGCCGCCGCCGGGACGCAGCGCTACGGACTGATCTACAACTTCGATTTCGGGCTGGCGCCGTACCTGAGCTACGCGACCTTCTTCAACCCGGCGATCGGCGTCGATGTCTACAGCCAGCCATTCAAGCCGGAAACCGGCGACCAGTACGAGGCCGGCATCAAGTACCAGCCGCCGGGCCTGCCGCTGCTCGCCACCGCCGCGGTGTTCGACCTCATCCGCACCAACGTCTCCACGACCGATCCGGCCAACGTCAACAACACGATCCAGATCGGCGCGGTGCGCTCGCGCGGCGTCGAGCTCGGGCTGCAGGCCAACGTCACGCCCGACTTCGCCGTCACGGCGTCGTTCACGAACTACGAACTGAAAACGGTCGCCGACGGTTCAGCCGCCCGCATCGGCCGCACGCCGGTCGGCGTGCCGCAGACCTTCGCGTCTCTGTTTGCCGACTACACGATCCCGACCGGGCCCCTGGCCGGCTTCGGCTTCGGCGGCGGCGTGCGCTACGTCGGCAAGTCCTACGCCACGGTCGACAATTCCCTGACCGTGCCGGACTTCGTCCTGTTCGACGCGCAGGTGCACTACGTCCGCGACGGCTGGCGCTTCGCCATCAACGCGACCAACGTCGCCGATCGTCGGTACGTCAGCGCCTGCATCTCCGCGAATGCCTGCTACTACGGCGATGCGCGCCGCGTGATCGCCAGTGCGAGCTACCGCTGGTGA
- a CDS encoding DUF6925 family protein, producing MTQPAKTTPERGTAPDRAAVEALLQDSMRDPGTAWSLGSFGAIAEFMRDLDEPVSALPDDRIGMATARGAIALRPHPDLRPVAYETAVASGWNHAVALCLPEEACAMNRRTVVTELGPDHEAARSEDRDGVLFDLGLDLLAVDACVRSRDADTIACLRAGAGQPLFTPGNPIGPRLVAMSPHRVFLARFGRIEVYAPIPPSGGTSPEGPHTHVLPKLLRSGRTHAATTPIPAGLVPCAALHPAHPYKDMQGQRIAFDPERLAAFQVLLQLWGDPALVAVKHGAEDHGGAVSSRHAQGARRVAEAQSRYLRGETVEAGPGDEEDEAADIHA from the coding sequence ATGACCCAGCCGGCCAAGACCACTCCTGAGCGTGGGACCGCCCCTGACCGAGCCGCCGTCGAGGCGCTACTGCAGGATTCGATGCGCGATCCTGGCACAGCCTGGAGCCTCGGCAGCTTTGGGGCGATCGCGGAGTTCATGCGCGACCTCGACGAGCCCGTCTCCGCGCTGCCCGACGATCGCATCGGGATGGCCACGGCTCGCGGTGCCATCGCCTTGAGGCCTCACCCCGACCTGCGTCCGGTCGCCTACGAGACGGCGGTCGCCTCGGGCTGGAACCACGCCGTGGCGCTCTGCCTGCCTGAAGAGGCTTGCGCCATGAACCGGCGCACCGTGGTGACGGAACTCGGTCCCGATCACGAAGCGGCCCGGTCTGAAGACCGCGACGGCGTGCTGTTCGACCTCGGCCTCGATCTCCTCGCCGTCGACGCCTGCGTGCGCAGCCGCGATGCGGACACCATCGCCTGCCTGCGGGCGGGGGCCGGGCAGCCCCTGTTCACGCCCGGCAACCCGATCGGGCCGCGCCTCGTCGCCATGAGTCCGCATCGGGTCTTCCTGGCACGCTTCGGCCGTATCGAGGTCTACGCCCCGATCCCGCCCTCCGGCGGCACCAGCCCGGAGGGACCGCACACCCATGTCCTACCGAAGCTCCTGCGGAGCGGACGCACCCACGCCGCGACGACCCCGATCCCCGCCGGCCTCGTGCCCTGCGCCGCCCTGCACCCGGCCCATCCCTACAAGGACATGCAGGGGCAGCGCATCGCCTTCGATCCCGAGCGCCTGGCTGCGTTTCAAGTGCTGCTGCAGCTCTGGGGCGATCCGGCACTGGTCGCCGTCAAGCACGGGGCCGAGGATCACGGCGGCGCGGTATCGAGCCGGCACGCGCAAGGAGCCCGGCGGGTGGCCGAGGCGCAAAGCCGCTACCTGCGTGGGGAGACCGTCGAGGCCGGTCCCGGCGACGAGGAGGACGAGGCCGCCGACATCCACGCCTGA
- a CDS encoding MFS transporter, with protein MKAAIAELGAVQVARPDRSLVAAVPQAVEASGRPLLIEHEVRSSPEGPVIGRLTAELSDAAIAAGVRQRLLDSATIILTSLLFIVELLVLYGVLIHAQSYAQQASSGRTGAGRHDDGAADGHHLLARPAAFILLFAWALPLSIVPLRMASLASDTTAIPRQILLALPISAEMLAALVTALLAGWLTDRRGWQFPFLIGVVVCALGSALSGVASDPLSYVAARAVVGLGYGLAWMGIQGYVFAWSTARMRTQAIANLVAGIFAGHICGSATGAMLAGQLGQAGVFLIAAVAGLIPIPFAILAMRRYFGVPPATVPAAVAAPVAASAIEAGSDVWSRRMAVPATSTTERRARPPPWLREPPRCIATVSG; from the coding sequence ATGAAGGCGGCCATCGCCGAACTCGGGGCGGTTCAGGTTGCCCGGCCGGACCGGTCCCTCGTCGCCGCCGTGCCGCAGGCCGTCGAAGCGAGCGGAAGGCCTCTGCTGATCGAGCACGAGGTACGGTCCAGTCCGGAAGGCCCGGTCATCGGCCGGCTTACCGCGGAACTTTCCGACGCAGCCATCGCCGCGGGCGTCCGTCAACGCCTGCTCGACTCCGCCACCATCATCCTGACCTCGCTCCTGTTCATCGTCGAGTTGCTGGTCCTGTACGGGGTGTTGATCCACGCCCAGTCCTATGCGCAGCAGGCCTCTTCTGGCCGGACCGGGGCCGGCAGGCACGACGACGGCGCGGCCGACGGGCACCATCTCCTCGCCCGTCCAGCGGCCTTCATCCTGCTCTTCGCCTGGGCCTTGCCGCTCTCCATCGTGCCGCTGCGGATGGCGAGTCTCGCTTCGGACACGACCGCGATCCCGCGGCAGATCCTGCTCGCCCTGCCGATCTCGGCAGAGATGCTGGCCGCCCTGGTGACGGCGCTCCTGGCGGGCTGGCTCACGGACCGGCGGGGTTGGCAGTTCCCGTTCCTGATCGGCGTCGTCGTCTGCGCTCTGGGCTCCGCCCTGTCGGGGGTGGCGTCGGATCCCCTTTCCTACGTGGCCGCCCGCGCGGTGGTCGGTCTCGGCTACGGGCTCGCGTGGATGGGCATCCAGGGCTACGTCTTCGCGTGGTCCACCGCGCGGATGCGCACGCAGGCGATCGCCAACCTCGTCGCCGGCATCTTCGCCGGGCATATCTGCGGTAGCGCCACCGGGGCGATGCTGGCCGGGCAGCTCGGTCAGGCAGGGGTCTTCCTGATCGCGGCCGTGGCGGGACTGATCCCGATCCCGTTCGCGATCCTCGCCATGCGCCGATACTTCGGTGTGCCGCCCGCCACCGTCCCGGCCGCTGTCGCCGCCCCGGTGGCTGCATCTGCGATCGAGGCCGGATCTGATGTTTGGTCCCGGAGGATGGCGGTGCCGGCTACGTCCACGACTGAACGCAGAGCCCGGCCTCCGCCATGGCTGCGGGAGCCGCCACGATGTATCGCAACAGTGTCGGGATGA